Part of the Tenebrio molitor chromosome 4, icTenMoli1.1, whole genome shotgun sequence genome, GTGGGGGCGGGGACCGGAAGCTCCGCCTCTTTCGCCGTCACAATCGTGGGCTTCTTGCTGCAGTTCGTCCGTGCGAAGCGGTGCAAGTCCAAGAGTTGCTACAAGAACATCAAGGTCAGCGTGACGAACTTGAGCGACTTCGACAAGTCCGAGTTGGAGTTGATCTCGAAGTGGGCGTACCAGTCGGAAAAAATCATGCACGGGACGCCGTCAGGTCAGTGGCGATCCGCGGTACCATGACGTGTTCGTGAGCCGAGTTTCAGGGGTGGACAACACGATTTGCACGTACGGCGGATTGGTGGAGTTCCGCAAGGGGGCCTCGCCCAAGCTCGTGGAGATGACCACCAAGTTTAGTTTGATTTTGGTCAACACGAAGGTACCGCGGAATACTAAGTTTTTGGTGAAGAACGTGGCGCTCAAGAGGGAGAAGCACCGGATGATCATGGACGGGATTTTGGAGACAATGGACGAAATTGCCGTCAAAGCTCTGGATTGCATGAAGAAGATCAACAGGAGGATGGGCGACGAGTTCGACGTGCTGGAGCATTACGAAACTCTGGGGGTGCGTTCGGGTGTCTCCCCGTCGTGATTTGATTTGTCGTTTTGCAGGAACTGGCCGATTTCAATCACAATTTGTTGCGCTGTTTGGGGGTGTCGCATCCGAGATTGGACGAGGCTTGCCAGATTCTCGCCAACAAGAAGCTTCACGGGAAACTGACGGGAGCCGGAGGGGGCGGTTACGCCATATGTCTAGTGGGGCCGTTCGTGGATAAAAATGTCATCAGCAAGGTTATAGACGAGTTGAATTCGAAG contains:
- the Mvk gene encoding mevalonate kinase, which translates into the protein MASTTSPQLPSPGVSIRVSAPGKVILHGEHSVVYDKLAFAASLGLRTRLEFSEVEPEPDRSDVVAIEFPAINVLHFYSLQDIKDLLAKPVPVSRAASSYNFTHPEVLDHEQVLDSVQTFMKEKSGSLPPDSKQYQALVAFFYLFWSILGTVDVELKRFKLTIKSDLTVGAGTGSSASFAVTIVGFLLQFVRAKRCKSKSCYKNIKVSVTNLSDFDKSELELISKWAYQSEKIMHGTPSGVDNTICTYGGLVEFRKGASPKLVEMTTKFSLILVNTKVPRNTKFLVKNVALKREKHRMIMDGILETMDEIAVKALDCMKKINRRMGDEFDVLEHYETLGELADFNHNLLRCLGVSHPRLDEACQILANKKLHGKLTGAGGGGYAICLVGPFVDKNVISKVIDELNSKGFEAVLTDLGGCGVSID